CGCGTTCTAAATCATGCAGCCCTGACGGGGTAGGCTCAGTGACAAACACGGCAAGATCTGTCCCCGAAAGAGAGCTGATAACAGGACAACCGATCCCCGGCGCACCATCCGCAAGCAAAATCTCATGACCATGTTCTTTTGCTGTTTTGCGCGCTTCATCTTTTAACAACGCCACAAGTCTGCCGGAGTTTTCTTCGCCCGGATACAGTTGCGCATGTACAAGATTACCGAAACGGGTCTCAGACCTGTACCATTCGCCACATTTTTTTAATTCGAAATCAATTGCTTCAGCAGGACACAGCGCTACGCAAACCTTGCAGCCTTCGCACTTCAGCGGGTCAACAACATAACGACCATTGTCCAGCTTGATAGCGTCAAAGCGACAGCGGGTTAAACATTCACCACACTGTACACAGTCGTCCTGACGTATGCTTGCTTCATATCCAGACCAAAATTCATGATCCTGATACTTTTCCGGCTGGCTGATAAGATGAAAATCTGGTGCATCTACATCCAAATCGCATAGAATCGCATTTTCGGAAAGATGAGCAAACGCGCCAGTAACAGTTGTTTTACCAGCTCCGCCCTTGCCGCTGATTACGAGAATCTCATGCATGGACAGACTCCTGAATAGAACGGGTCAATTCTTCAAACACAGGCTTCAAACTTGGAACTGCATCAGTAATTACTGACCCTGTTGAATACGCTTCTGCAATACCTCTTTCAAACGGAATCTCCGCCCAAATCGGAATATTTTTTTCTTTACAGAAGTCGTACACCTGTCTGTCACCAATTCCTGCCTTATTTATCACAACGCCTGTGGGCTTGTTAAAGACAGAAAAGGCTTCATACGCAATCTTAAAATCATAAAATCCAAACGGGGTAGGCTCTGTTACCAGCACCAGACAATCTGCATCTGCGACAGCACAAACAGCAGGGCAACTCGCACCGGGAGGAGAGTCGAGAATAACATCACGAGAATCATGTTCATACGTTGAAAAGACCTCGTTTTTAACCAACTTCATTAGTGGAGGACACATCGCCTCACCGATGCGTAGTCTACCCATATGGAACGCAATATCACCGGAAGTGCCATGGCACAGCTCGCCCAGCTCGCGAGAACTCTCTGTTAATGCGCCGGTTGGACACACAGCAATACAACCGCCACAACCATGACACATATCTGGAAAAGTTAATAAAGTATCCCCTATTAATGCAATTGCCTTAAACTGGCACAACTCAGCGCAGGCTCCACAAGAGGTGCACATCCTCTCGTCTGCTTCAGGAACTTCTATATAGCCTTTTTCCGTTCCGGTGATTGCAGGATGTAAAAATAGATGAAGATTCGGCTCTTCAATATCAAGGTCAACCGCAGCAACAGGGGCTTTCCAGTTAGCTGCCAATGCTGCGGTAACCGTAGTTTTTCCAGTGCCACCTTTACCGCTGGCTACTGCAATAATCACTAGAAGCGACCTCCGCCTCTTTGACCGCCACAGCGTCCACCGCCCTGACCGCCACCTTGTCCGCGACCCATACCACGGCCTTGACCGCGTCCGCCGCCACCTTGACCACGTCCGGCACCATTACAGTTCCCTGCATTTGGGGTCTGCTGAGGAGCCTGAGCAGCACCGCCGCCCATACCGCTTTTCCCTTCAGCATTAGGTGAAGCTGCAAGAGTGATATTGCCGTTGTTAAATTCTTCCACTGCCTTGCGCACGGTCATGTTTTCAACATCCTGACCAACTTGAACATGTGCCGCTTCCAATGCAGTAAACGCTTTAGGACCTACATAGCCGGTGAGTACAACCTGTGCACCGCTTCCTGCTACGTTCTGTGCAGCTTGAATGCCTGCACCTTGAGACATGGTCTGAGAAAGACCATTATCCAAGTAAGAAAATTCAAGACTCTGAGAATCGACAATCAAAAAGCCAGGTGCTCGTCCGAAACGAGGGTTAACAGTATCGTCAAGTGTGGGACCATTGGTACTGATTGCTAATTTAACTGATTCCATAAAAATACTCCTTGTGATGTCATTGCATCAGAAAATGCTGGCTCAAGCGCCTCAGCGTTACATATATTCACGCCGGACTTACCTCTCTGTCTGCTTACCACCTGAAAAACAAGGCTGTCCTGCTTCATTCTTAGCTTGTAAGTCTGCTTCAAATTTATAATCCCCACCTTCAACTCGAATCGCGCATCCTTTTGCAAGCGCTGTTGCCACAGTTTTTCGAGCACCAGCTAAAATGCGACCAAGAGTAGGACGGGAAACACCCATCTGTGTTGCAGCTTCTTCCTGTAAAAATCCCTCAGCATCAATCAACTGTAACGCTTCAAATTCGTCAACAGACAATTCTACTGTTCTTAAATCCATCATCGGAATTCCCTGTGGTTTATAAAAGACCACATGAGGCATCTTTCTGACAACGCGGGTTATTTTTCGTCTGCCCACAGATTCTCCTGTTCGGTTAGTAAGTGTTCACACTGTATGCCCTCGCTTTGCAAAGTCAACACAAAAAATGAGCATAGGCTCAAAACAAATCATAACTGGTTGATTTATTTTGAACCTATGCTCAAAATTTTTTTGTCTCATTGTCGGGCTGAATCTAATTTAGATACAACTTATAATCGTAGCACTGTCAATTCAAAAAGCGCTTACAGCAAATCCATTTCCATACCTGATAGAAATAGTAAAAAATAAACAGCCAACACTAACAACACCTAGTTATAGTGACTAGTTAGTACCGTATGGCATTTCGACCAGCTTTTTTGGCTTCGTATAGCTTTACATCCACTCGATGCAATAACGACTTGATAGAATCATCGCTATATTCAACAAGCCCTATGGAAACACTTACGGGCAAGGTTACATCCTCATACACACATGGAGTTTTTTCAATGACTGCATGAAGCTTTCGGGCTGCGGCAACACCGCCACTTATATCAGTCTGTGGGAACAGAACAAGAAACTCGTCACCACCTATTCTAAATACAGAGTCATTTCGGCGCACAGTTGACTGCACACAGTTAGCAACATGCTGAAGCAGATGGTCACCAGCCGGATGTCCATACTGGTCATTGACCTGTTTAAAAAAGTCCAAATCAAGCATGAGAGTTGAAAACTCTTCCTCAACCTCTTTGGCTTGCGAAATGTGATAGTCCAAAGCCTTCATTGCAGCTCGGCGGTTTCCAATACTCGTTAACTCATCTTTCAATGAAAGTTCAGTTAGCTTCTTATTAAGAAACGTAATTTTACCCTGTTTCGTATTCATGCGGCACTGCTGGACAAACACCACGCACGAGAACGAGAATGCCAAAAATATAGTGAAAATACGCGCCATGTCATAATATTTATTTTTAATAGGATCATGTCCAAGCAAGAGTTTCCATGTGCCATTTGGAACCCCTATCTCCATTTCCACAGCATTTTCAGCACGCCATTTTGCTGATGAAAACAATACAGGCGCTATCTTCGCATCAGGATTCGCACCTTCTAATTTTATGTATAAGCCTTGCCCCTCAAGC
The DNA window shown above is from Halodesulfovibrio sp. and carries:
- a CDS encoding ATP-binding protein codes for the protein MHEILVISGKGGAGKTTVTGAFAHLSENAILCDLDVDAPDFHLISQPEKYQDHEFWSGYEASIRQDDCVQCGECLTRCRFDAIKLDNGRYVVDPLKCEGCKVCVALCPAEAIDFELKKCGEWYRSETRFGNLVHAQLYPGEENSGRLVALLKDEARKTAKEHGHEILLADGAPGIGCPVISSLSGTDLAVFVTEPTPSGLHDLERVAALCDHFRVKGCVVINKYDLNTDMTDKIESFCTQHGYPVVGRVPHSDAVTAAMVERKTVTEFDSVMYTAFAGIWNNVLLQL
- a CDS encoding ATP-binding protein — encoded protein: MIIAVASGKGGTGKTTVTAALAANWKAPVAAVDLDIEEPNLHLFLHPAITGTEKGYIEVPEADERMCTSCGACAELCQFKAIALIGDTLLTFPDMCHGCGGCIAVCPTGALTESSRELGELCHGTSGDIAFHMGRLRIGEAMCPPLMKLVKNEVFSTYEHDSRDVILDSPPGASCPAVCAVADADCLVLVTEPTPFGFYDFKIAYEAFSVFNKPTGVVINKAGIGDRQVYDFCKEKNIPIWAEIPFERGIAEAYSTGSVITDAVPSLKPVFEELTRSIQESVHA
- a CDS encoding NifB/NifX family molybdenum-iron cluster-binding protein, giving the protein MESVKLAISTNGPTLDDTVNPRFGRAPGFLIVDSQSLEFSYLDNGLSQTMSQGAGIQAAQNVAGSGAQVVLTGYVGPKAFTALEAAHVQVGQDVENMTVRKAVEEFNNGNITLAASPNAEGKSGMGGGAAQAPQQTPNAGNCNGAGRGQGGGGRGQGRGMGRGQGGGQGGGRCGGQRGGGRF
- a CDS encoding DUF134 domain-containing protein, producing the protein MGRRKITRVVRKMPHVVFYKPQGIPMMDLRTVELSVDEFEALQLIDAEGFLQEEAATQMGVSRPTLGRILAGARKTVATALAKGCAIRVEGGDYKFEADLQAKNEAGQPCFSGGKQTER
- a CDS encoding sensor domain-containing diguanylate cyclase, which gives rise to MQKNSKINIISTALLCLSMTLITIGLVEVIIRSDAEHEKALIRDTLLNTGALIGQEVQRNISYGIVLTESLDVLIKSNNYNIDDFEKWAEQLFTMNSRVDSIQLAPSGVVSKIHPLRGNEGAIGHDLLHDAKRANGALKTVHSRKVTFIGPVKLIQNDKYAVIARKPIFKIVDGNEQFWGFTIAVLSVDRILPPRVRKLEGQGLYIKLEGANPDAKIAPVLFSSAKWRAENAVEMEIGVPNGTWKLLLGHDPIKNKYYDMARIFTIFLAFSFSCVVFVQQCRMNTKQGKITFLNKKLTELSLKDELTSIGNRRAAMKALDYHISQAKEVEEEFSTLMLDLDFFKQVNDQYGHPAGDHLLQHVANCVQSTVRRNDSVFRIGGDEFLVLFPQTDISGGVAAARKLHAVIEKTPCVYEDVTLPVSVSIGLVEYSDDSIKSLLHRVDVKLYEAKKAGRNAIRY